The Stieleria maiorica genome includes the window TGCGGTCGTTCTACAACGGATTCCCGCGTGACGCCCACCCGATGGCGATCCTCAGCAGCGTCGTCGGGGCGTTGTCGACCTTCTATCAAGATTCGATGCAAGTCGATGATCCCGACCAGGTCGAGATTTCGATTTATCGGCTGCTGGCGAAATTGCCGACGATCGCCGCCTATGCGTACAAAAAGTCGATCGGCCAGCCGTTCATGTATCCGAACAACGATTTGGATTACTGCGAAAACTTCCTGCACATGATGTTCGCAACGCCGGCCCACGATCACTTGGTCGACCCGGACTTTGCCGAAGCGCTCAACCTGCTGCTGATCGTCCACGCCGATCACGAACAGAACTGCAGCACGTCGACGGTGCGAATGGTCGGCAGCAGCAACTCGAACCTGTTCGCGTCGATCTCCGCCGGCATCGGCGCCCTCTGGGGACCGCTGCACGGGGGGGCGAACGAAGCCTGCGTGAACATGCTGGAACAAATCGCGGCCGACGGCGGGAACGTCAAAAAGTACGTCGACATGGCTAAGGACAAGAACAGCAGCTTCCGCCTGATGGGATTCGGACACCGGGTCTACAAGAACTTTGACCCCCGCGCCCAAATCATTCGCGCCTGCTGTGACAAACTGCTGGCCAAGCTGAACATCGACGACCCCTTGTTCCACGTTGCCCAGGAATTGCAGGACGTCGCGTTGGAGGACGAGTACTTCGTCGAACGCAAGCTGTACCCGAACGTCGATTTCTATTCCGGCGTGATCTACCGGGCGATGGGCATTCCCGTCCAGATGTTTACCGTCCTGTTCTCGCTCGGTCGGCTCCCCGGCTGGATCGCCCACTGGAAAGAACTGCACGCCACCCCGGGCAAACGAATTTATCGCCCCCGACAGATCTACACCGGGCAAAACCAACGAACCGTCGTGCCGATCGAGAACCGCTGATCGATGTCGCTCGACTATACTGCCCTGTTCGAACAAGGGCTCGACTACAACGCGTTTTTGACCAAGTACGGCAATCCGGCCCAGCAGGACCGCTGGGCTGCGGTGCATCGTGAAGTCCGGATTGATCCGGCCCAGCGTGAACTGCTGGGTGGATTCACCCGTGAAATGAAAGTCCTGGTCTCCGCCGGGGTCTGGTGCGGTGATTGCATCAACCAGTGCCCGGTGTTCGACCATTTCGCCGACGCCAACGCGAACATTCGCGTGCGTTTTTTTGATCGCGACGACCACAGCGAATTCGCCGCGGCCATCTCGACCTGCGGCGGGCATCGCGTCCCCTCGGTGCTGTTTCTCAGCGAAGACAATTATGTCTGCGGACGCTACGGAGACCGGACGCTGGCGACGTACCGGCACATGGCCGCCACCCAGCTCGGGCCCAGTTGCCCGACCGGCATCGGCGCGGTCAACGTCGATCTGCTGACCGCCGTGACCGCCGAATGGCTGGCCGAGTTCGAAAGGATCCAGCTGATGCTGCGATTGTCCGGGCGGTTGCGCGAAAAGCACGGCGATTGAACGGTCAAGCAGCGCTGTCTGCGGCAGAAGAGGTGCCCAGGCCAGAAGATTTCGGGGGGCATCGTTTACTGGTCAAAAAATTTACTGGTCAAAAAATGGAGCCGCCGGACGTGTTGGCGACCACACCAGGTCCACACGCTTTCATTTTTTGACAAACCCATTTTTTGACCAACCTCTTTCTCGCCCCTCCATCTCTCTCGCGCCCTCCGCGTTCCAGCCACCGCCACCCGGCTGTCAAACCTTTCCGGTTATTCACCTGGAACCGCCTGTGGGCAGCTTCTTGCCGCTGAAACCGGTCTCCAGCGGGTCTGAACGACTGAATATTGCCGGTTCAGAACTCCGATTTCCTATGCAGCCCCCTGTTTATCCACGTTTTACTGGAGCCTTCCAGTGCCGAAATTTCCGCGGCCGCCCCGTGTCTCGATTGTGATTCCGCTGCAGCGTGACGAGAAACTGTTCGAGGAAACGTTGCTGAGTGTCTTGGAAAACCAGACGGATGACTGCCAGATCGTTGCCGTACACAACGGGACCTACACCGACCCCTTTGAGCTGAGTGATGAAGTCCACTTCGTCACCGCGCGGTCTTCGAACCTGACCGATCTGGTACGCGATGCGTTCGACGCCACCAGTGCCCCGATCGTCCATGTGCTGGGCACGGGAATGAAAGCTTGTGCGGAGTGGACCGACCGTGCGCTCGAACACTTCGACACCCCGCACGTTGGTGCCGTCACTCCCGCACTGGTCGATGACACCGGCCGAAGCGTCGACGGTGCCCACTGGTCCGATTCCGACGGACGGTTCTGTCAAAGCTGGCCTGCCGATGCGCCGCCCGAAGGCGTCTCCGGATTCTTCATCAACACATTTTTCATTCGGCGTCATCTGCTCGGCGATCTGCTCGACGCGGTCGCCCCGGCGATGAGCGATCCGATCGCAGTCAGTTACGCAATGGGATGCCTGTTGAAGCGAGCGGGATGGACGACGGCGTCGGCAGCGGATTGCTACATCCAGGCGGACAGTGCATTGGTGCCGGTCGACGAGTCGGACGTGGCACGCGGTCAGTGCTTGGCAGCGATCCGCCATCGAATCCTGCCAAGTGAACCAGTTCCAGGAATGGTCACGATGCTTCGCCAAGCGTTGCTGGGCGGGAGTTCTCTGGGCGAGATGATCGGGATGCTGCGGTATCGCAACAGCATGTCCGCGGTGCGTCGCGCGATCGACCTGGATTGTGTCGCATCGGTCGACCAGATCGCCGGCGTGATCAACCTGCCGACGGCCGAACCGCGCCTGGGGCGCGAGGCGGCGTAGCGGAACGCGCCAGGGGGCTGTTGGCTTCTCTTACACGCCGGAATGTGCGCAATAATGCCAGCCCGACGCGTAAGCGAGGGACGCCACGTTGCCCCTCGCTTACGCGTCGGGCTGGCAAAGGCACTCTGGATTCGAAAAAAACAGCAGGCCGCGACGAAAAACAAAAAGCCCCGCCGGTTGATCAACCGACGGGGCTTCGCGATTCTGATTCAGGCCATCAGCGTGGCGGGTCAGTCGTTCGACTCATCCTTGCTTTCTTCGCTTTCGCCGACCGCGGCGCTGACCGGTTGCTCCTTCTCTTCGGTGTGCCCGCGGGTTTCGCCGTGGAATTCCAGTCGGACGACTTTCACCTTCTTGCCATCGGGGTCGATCATCTTCCCGTCTTCGGTGATCGTCATGTCGCTCGGAGCGATCGAGTTGCCGTCGGAGTTTTCCAGGATCCCTTTGACCACGATCGTGTCCTTGCCTTCGAACGCACCACGCAGCAATTCTTCGCTGAGCGGATCTTCGATGCGTTGCTCGATCGCGCGACGCAGCGGACGTGCACCGTAATCCAGGTCGGTTCCGCGACGGATCAGGAACTCCTTCGCTTCGTCCTGCAGTTCCAGGGCCAAGCCGCGGTCGAGCAATCGCTCGCGGACCTTGGACAGTTCGAAATCGATGACCAGCTTCAAATCTTCACGGGTCAGGTGACGGAAGATGATCGTGTCGTCCAACCGGTTCAGGAACTCGGGGCGGAAGACGCGTTCGATTTGTTCCATCACGCGAGTCTTCATCGACTCGTAGCTGGCGTCGGTGTCGGATTTTTGGAACCCGAACGCGGATTCGTTCTTGATCGCTTCGGCACCGGCGTTGGTCGTCATGATCAGGATCGTGTTGCGGAAGTCCACGTTGCGGCCGAACGAATCGGTCAAACGCCCTTCTTCCATCACCTGCAGCATCATGTTGAACACGTCGGGGTGAGCCTTTTCGATTTCATCGAACAGCACCACGGCGTACGGTCGGCGGCGGATTTTTTCCGTCAACTGGCCGCCTTCTTCATAACCGACGAACCCGGGAGGCGCCCCGATCAGTCGGCTGACGTTGTGTTTCTCCATGTACTCGCTCATGTCGATGTGCACGAGCGCGTCGCTGTCGCCGAACATGTATTCGGCAAGCGCTTTGGCCAACAACGTTTTACCGACACCGGTCGGTCCGGCGAAGATGAACGAACCGGTGGGGCGTCGCGGATCCTTCAAACCGCTGCGGCTGCGTCGGACCGCCTTGGCAACGGCCGAAACCGCCAGGTCCTGGCTGACGACGCGTTTGTGCAGTTCTTCCTCCATCCGCATCAACCGCAAGCTGTCTTCGGTCGACAGCCGGGTCAGCGGGATGCCGGTCATCTTGCTGACGACCTCCGCGATCACTTCTTCGTCGACCACGCCGTCGGTCTGTTGACTCTTCTCCCGCCAGTCTTGGGTGATCTGGTCTTTCTTCTTGCGAAGCTTCTCGGCCTGATCGCGCAAGTTGGCGGCTTTTTCGAAGTCTTGGTTGGCGACCGCGTCTTCTTTTTCCTTGTTCAGCTGCTCGACTTCTTCATCGATTTCTTTCAGATCCGGCGGACGGGTCATCGTACGCAGACGCACCCGGGCACCGGCTTCGTCGATCACATCGATCGCCTTGTCGGGCAGGCAGCGTGCGGTGATGTAGCGTTCGCTCATTTCGACGGCCGAGACCACGGCGTCGTCGGTGATCTGAACGCGGTGGTGTTCTTCGTAGCGTTCGCGAAGCCCTTTCAGGATCTCGATCGTTTCCTCTTTGCCGGTCGGTTCGACGATGATCTCTTGGAAACGTCGCGCCAGGGCGTTGTCTTTTTCGATGTACTTGCGGTACTCGTCCAGCGTCGTAGCACCGATGCACTGGATCTCGCCACGGGCCAGGGCCGGTTTGAGAACGTTGGCGGCGTCGATCGCACCTTCGGCACCACCGGCACCGACCAGGGTGTGGAGTTCGTCGATGAACAGGATCGTGTTCTTCACACGACGGACTTCGGTCATGACCGCTTTGATGCGTTCTTCGAATTGACCGCGGTACTTCGTCCCGGCGACCATCATCGCAAGGTCCAGGACGACGATGCGTTTTTCGGCCAGGATCTCGGGGACTTCGCCCTCGATCACTTTTTGGGCGAACCCTTCGACGATCGCCGTCTTGCCGACACCGGCTTCGCCCAGCAGCACCGGATTGTTCTTGGTGCGGCGGCAGAGGATTTGGATGGCGCGTTCGATTTCGCGTTCGCGTCCGATGACCGGATCCAGTTCACCCTTGCGGGCGAGTTCCGTCAGATCGCGACCGAAGCTGTCCAGGGCCGGCGTCTTGCTCTTGCCGCTCTTGCCGGACGATCCGCTGGAACTGCCTTCTTCGGATCCGCGTCCGCCACGCTCGCCGACTTCGGCGCCTTCGAGGCCGTGGCCGAGCAGATTGAGCACTTCTTCGCGGACGTCTTCCAGTTTCAGCCCCAGGTTCATCAACACCTGGGCGGCGACGCCTTCTTGCTCTCGCAGCAGCCCCAGCAGAATGTGCTCGGTGCCGACGTAGCTGTGGTTCAGATTCCGAGCCTCCTCCATCGAGTACTCGATCACCTTCTTGGCCCGCGGCGTTTGCGGCAGCTTGCCGACGGTCACCATCTCGGGACCGCTTTGGACCAGTTTCTCGACCTCCAACCGAATCTTGCGAAGATCGACGTCCAGGTTCTTCAAAACATTCGCGGCCACACCACTGCCTTCTTTCACCAGCCCGAGCAAAATGTGCTCGGTGCCGATGTATTCGTGGTTAAAGCGCTGTGCTTCCTGGTTGGCCAGTTGCATCACTTTGCGAGCGCGGTCGGTAAATCGTTCGTACATAAGTTTGTCTCGTTACCCGGCGGGTTTTGCCAAGCGGGCACCCGCGGGGGGCACACACTCGGGTTGGTCCATTCAAATCAGACGCGGCATTGACCAGGGAACCGAGTTCCCGGCATCAAACCACGTCAGCCTTGCATTGTTCAAAACTCAGGTCGACAGCCGAACTGTCAACTTGGCGATTCGT containing:
- a CDS encoding ATP-dependent Clp protease ATP-binding subunit, yielding MYERFTDRARKVMQLANQEAQRFNHEYIGTEHILLGLVKEGSGVAANVLKNLDVDLRKIRLEVEKLVQSGPEMVTVGKLPQTPRAKKVIEYSMEEARNLNHSYVGTEHILLGLLREQEGVAAQVLMNLGLKLEDVREEVLNLLGHGLEGAEVGERGGRGSEEGSSSGSSGKSGKSKTPALDSFGRDLTELARKGELDPVIGREREIERAIQILCRRTKNNPVLLGEAGVGKTAIVEGFAQKVIEGEVPEILAEKRIVVLDLAMMVAGTKYRGQFEERIKAVMTEVRRVKNTILFIDELHTLVGAGGAEGAIDAANVLKPALARGEIQCIGATTLDEYRKYIEKDNALARRFQEIIVEPTGKEETIEILKGLRERYEEHHRVQITDDAVVSAVEMSERYITARCLPDKAIDVIDEAGARVRLRTMTRPPDLKEIDEEVEQLNKEKEDAVANQDFEKAANLRDQAEKLRKKKDQITQDWREKSQQTDGVVDEEVIAEVVSKMTGIPLTRLSTEDSLRLMRMEEELHKRVVSQDLAVSAVAKAVRRSRSGLKDPRRPTGSFIFAGPTGVGKTLLAKALAEYMFGDSDALVHIDMSEYMEKHNVSRLIGAPPGFVGYEEGGQLTEKIRRRPYAVVLFDEIEKAHPDVFNMMLQVMEEGRLTDSFGRNVDFRNTILIMTTNAGAEAIKNESAFGFQKSDTDASYESMKTRVMEQIERVFRPEFLNRLDDTIIFRHLTREDLKLVIDFELSKVRERLLDRGLALELQDEAKEFLIRRGTDLDYGARPLRRAIEQRIEDPLSEELLRGAFEGKDTIVVKGILENSDGNSIAPSDMTITEDGKMIDPDGKKVKVVRLEFHGETRGHTEEKEQPVSAAVGESEESKDESND
- a CDS encoding citrate synthase; its protein translation is MSSSVNLETQDAGKVRLIYGDQEIELPVVEGSEGERGIDISALRGSTGLVTLDEGFVNTGSTRSAVTFLDGEKGVLRYRGYPIEDLAAHCDFVEVAYLLIHGELPSPEEAANFRSGIRHHTMIHEDMRSFYNGFPRDAHPMAILSSVVGALSTFYQDSMQVDDPDQVEISIYRLLAKLPTIAAYAYKKSIGQPFMYPNNDLDYCENFLHMMFATPAHDHLVDPDFAEALNLLLIVHADHEQNCSTSTVRMVGSSNSNLFASISAGIGALWGPLHGGANEACVNMLEQIAADGGNVKKYVDMAKDKNSSFRLMGFGHRVYKNFDPRAQIIRACCDKLLAKLNIDDPLFHVAQELQDVALEDEYFVERKLYPNVDFYSGVIYRAMGIPVQMFTVLFSLGRLPGWIAHWKELHATPGKRIYRPRQIYTGQNQRTVVPIENR
- a CDS encoding thioredoxin family protein; translated protein: MSLDYTALFEQGLDYNAFLTKYGNPAQQDRWAAVHREVRIDPAQRELLGGFTREMKVLVSAGVWCGDCINQCPVFDHFADANANIRVRFFDRDDHSEFAAAISTCGGHRVPSVLFLSEDNYVCGRYGDRTLATYRHMAATQLGPSCPTGIGAVNVDLLTAVTAEWLAEFERIQLMLRLSGRLREKHGD